Sequence from the Penaeus chinensis breed Huanghai No. 1 chromosome 5, ASM1920278v2, whole genome shotgun sequence genome:
CCCTCATGAGATTCCTGAGTTGGTGTCCAGTCAGCCCGCAAAAGCTTTTTATCAGCCGTATTTAGGCCTTCTACCTGCGTTAAATCAGTTCTTCGTCGAGAAAAGACGACGCGACGTCACAACTCAACCAGGGGCCGGAGTAGACGTCTTCGAAAAGAAAAGTGGAGTCATGTACGGAACCGATTCTTCCCATCTGTAAAAAAATATTCGCGGAATGAATGACGTGTGAATGAGCAGCTTGTTTGTAATAAATATTGCTCAATTGTCCCGGGTGTTTCCTATGCCTCGCCTTTCTTGTCATTCCCTCTGTTAAAACTTATTTTTGTTAAAGTTGTTATCATTGGTGTGtggtgacagttttttttttttttctgaccagTGGcgataaatagttttttttttctttctttctttcttttttacttttaatgtgatgtatgaagataatcataagatgaatatctaattttatttcaaccgggcgggggagggggggggggggggattatatgCTTTTAAGCAGGACTTTTCAAACTCGcacatgtgttcatgtgtgtgtgcacaaatgtgtgtgtgtgttcttatatatatatatatatatatatatatatacatatatacaactgtatacaactatatatacatatatatgtgtatatatatatatatatatgtgtatatatatatatatacacacacatataaggtgACATGGAGATGCACCGTACTACTAATGGAATGGAAAACTCTTTACTGAAATCAAAAAGGGATCGAGAAAAATTGGTAGGAAAATATACCTCTAGGGTTTCCTTCTACATACCGCTCAATATAGGCAAATAATTTAGGTtccacttatagatatatatatatttatttatttattcctatattAACATgcgcacacatctctctctctctgtatatatatgtgtatatatatatatatatatatatatataaacatacacacatatttatgcacacacatatatacatatacacacatatttgaatacaACTTCATAATATCAAATGCTCCATTACGATTATATGTATCATACTGTACGTAAACTGGCACACAAGGATTAGAAGGCGTTCCATTTGCACTTTCTAGTTGCTCAGTCGGACAGCAACAATCTGACGACGtgttgctgcccccccccccccctaccagacACCAGTTTATCTCCTTCAGATTGCTCTATTGCAATTTTTCTAAAAGGACGAATCGAAATATATGTCTCCTCTAGCCTTACCTTTCAACTTGGGGATGGGTATGCTAAGAAAAAGCATCGAAGAACAGCATAATAAAACACAGCTGAAAATTAAGTCAGGACGGAACAGATATACTGATCGACGAAATATAATCCGAACGTTTGGTAAAGTTTGGGGAACCTGGAAAGGGGAGaaacaaaatcaatgaaaaaatgaACTTATTAATCTACAGAATGACGAAAACATAGTTGTAGAAAGAATTACGGACACAAAGGctgatgcatgtatgtgtgtgtgtgtgtgtgtgtgtgcgcgcgtgagccttatgtatctatcaatatatatgtatacatgtatgtacactgaTACACACGCATAGTCATTtaaatgtactcacacacatacacatggacatatatttgtatatgtttgtgtatttgtgtctatatacacatatttatgtctatatatatatgtgtatatgtgtatatatactctctctcaccccctctcttctctatatatatattaatgcaaatatgtgtaaatacacgcataattgaaatatattttccAACAGACTAAACAAATATCTAAAACTATGTTTTGTCTATATAAGCACATTATCTAATTTGGTCTTGTGATATTTAGAGAATGTTTGAAATGTCTTAGAGCAAAATTGGAAGATTCACACAACGCGGTTATGAAGAGCAGCATCTTGTGAGGTGAAGGCGAAGGTGAGACTATTCAAGGGCAGCTTTTCCCTCGGTATAAAAGGATCGCGCTTCATGACCGGATCATCAGTTTACCGCTGCTCTGATTATCATGAAGTTTGTAGGTGTCTGGCTCCCTGAGTATTTTAGGCCGTAATAATCTTTTATGAACTATGATAATCCTCACTTTCGAAAATGTACCGTATATATTCTAAAAGTCTAAGAATTTCAGGTGCAAACCATCTGAAAGAGTCACTTGCATCCAAAGGTGATATTTCGTGTGTGCAACCATGTCCTAAATCTTTGCCTTTCCACAGGCGATTCTCGTCGCCCTCACTGCTGTGGCCGCCGCGGCCCCTCAGAATGGCTACTCTCTTCCGGACCCCTCCACAAGGGGCGTACTTGAGGTAGTTGAAGTCGTGCCCATCCTGAGGGACGACCGAGTCCAAGAAGACGACGGCAGGTACAACTTCGACATCGAGACTGGCGACGGCATCACCGCCTCGGAGTCCGGCTCACCTGACGGCCCTGAGGGCGCCATCGTTGCTTCTGGAAAGTACTCGTAAGTATTACAACTATAGTGGGTGAGTctgtaagtgcatatatgtacTCGTATTATGTATGCCTAATTTTATTTtagccatcatcattatgattacaatcaTTTATATTTTAACTATTCTAATTATAATTAGTCGTCATAGTTATGTAATTCTTAGTGTTATTTTCCAAAATACAATTATTCGTAATTTTGATATTATGTCTATTATcaggttttattatatatatgaacactattATATGaagcattagtgttattattatcaccaatatttcaATGTTATAAAGATTAATGCTTCCGCATTCGTAAACGTTGGTTCGTGTTCGAGTTACTTTATGGCGAGATCATGAAAGTAAGATATAACGTTtaatgttttaaacaaataaatatgctagacatcaaaggtcaaggATCActataaaagtaaaatatgtttCACCGCAGCCATCTATGAGGCTTAGCATCAAATTTGGCTCACAAGCTACATGCAAGAGTTTTCCTTTCCAGATACACTGCTCCCGACGGTAGCCTGATCGAGGTCACATACGTCGCCAACGAGGACGGCTTCCAGCCCGAGGGTGACCACCTGCCAGTGGCTCCCGAATTCCCTCATGAGATTCCCGAGTTCGTGCTCAGGCAGATCGAAAAGGCAGCTGAGGAAGACGCTCTTGCCGCGGCGGAGACCAGAGACGCCGCACCTTCCCAGCTCTACCAGAGGCCACAGTAGAAGTCTGCGAAAAGGAAAAGTCATGTACAGAACCGATTCCTCCCACGTGTAAATAACTTATTCGCGAAATTAATGACGTGTGATAGAACAGcttgtttataataaataatgcagtttttgtcgtattttcttttcatcttatgtTCTATTCTACGTCAAATACAGGTTGTATCTGTAAAATATGTTGAGCCTATTTCTATCAATCATAATGCACAGAAAACAGTACATGCACATTTTAATTTCGTTTTAATGATATGATTACAACGCGAggttacacggacacacacacgcgtctatacatatatgaatggtaaaacattctaccgtgttgatacaatggtagaaaagaaaaaaacaatgcacaAACTTGATTTGTTacaaatgagacaacagtttcgaaattctggatttcatcttcagacctgaagatgaaatcctggaggatttcgaaactgttttctcatttttaataaatttagtttgagcattgtgagtttttctaccatatatatttaagcatgtcatacactaacacacatatatgtatatatttacctatttatatcaATTTCTTAGTATACGCTGGCAATGGTCAATCATAGCATGTTGGTAACTTCTCCGATCACTGgtagaattttcttttctttttacttgaaataagaagattattactactttatttattgttattgtatctgAAAGTTCTAAGAGACTGGCCTGAAAGTACATTAGAATTTATATTTaaagcgaatatatatacatatattcacttttaaatatatatatatatcatgaataatgtatctctgtgtgtttgtgtctgcgtatgtatatatatgcatatgcacatatttatttacacgcgcacgcacgcacactcaaatACACTGACACTGTCTCACACTCACGTCtgcatgcgtgtctgtgtttttatgtatgtatatatatgtatatatgcatatatgtacaaatatattcacatataaacatataggatatatatacatacacgcatatatatatgtatatacatatttacacataaatatacatatgcatatatgtatattgcgtatatatgtatatgtatacgcaacaTACACCCATAGACATGagtaaagaaacagataaacaaagcaAACATACGGAAAGACTTCATTAGAAATTTAAACGGAAATATGCTAAATATTACTGCTTTCAGGATGGGGTACAAATTTAACCAACCAAGAGCAAAACTCGTGGTGCAAAGCATGTAGTTGAATGAGAGGGCAAAACAAAGTGATTGAaaataatgtgtctgtgtgtttctgcattTATTAGTATCCTTCTTTATACAGTATCTTATAGAAAGCTTACAAGTACACGCGCAATATcctatacttaaatatatacatacattcaaatatacatagacacatatatacacatctttattttCAGCATCGCAACAGCCTTTTCAATGGCACAGCAGAATTTAGACCTCTTTCCAACTCCTGTTGAAATGTTGAAAAATTCCGGCTTGAAGGTGTCTTAGAAGGGAAGTAAATTATTCGGGAAGCAAATGATAACCCTTCTAGTTTGgtaaggtatacatacatatatataaatatatacagatgttgACAAACCGATGGCGAGAAACAGATCACTCGCGCACAATGGGAGGGATACTAATTATCCTTAATAAATATAAGGAACTAATAAGTgtatgcacacacgtgtataggtgaactgtgtgtatatatttatgcatattccctaccccctctctctcctatctatttatatatatcacataatatatatatacatgtatacatacacgaacacaaaagcacatacatatatgcgcgtgtgtgtgtgtgcaagtatactgGTAAACCCTCTTAATTATGTAGACGTAGCCATGGGTACTATTCTTCTGTGTAACCAGTATGTAATTTATCTGTGTAGCtatccatgtaaatatatatattttttaattcacGTTCATATGAGAAACATTTCTAAAGTGCTTTTTCTTTGTTGTAATTGTTACTTATGGAATATTCAAATTCTCGTTAACGTGAGGCTAGTAATGGATGTCTGAAAGGAGTAATATCATACCAGAATGTATGTCTTTGTATCAAACATACCACCTAGTTAGGGtttaccagtatttttttttccttattatattatttcttcGCAAGATAAACATGGAAGACGTATAGGCATGAAGAGCAGCAACATATGAGGTGAAGGGTAAAGCGACTCCTTTCAAGGGCAGCTTTTCCCTCGGTATATAAGAGTCTCGACTTCATAACCGGATCATCAGTCCACTGCTACTCTGAACACCATGAAGTTTGTGAGTGAACCTTCTTTGTGGTTTTGAGAAGTTGTGCTTACGACGGATTGTGGTAATctgacaaaaaatatgataatcacaCAGAGCAGtaccatccacacacgcacaaaaattaataaatgcattcattatatatatatatatatatatataatgaaagagaaaaaggcaagagaaagagagggagagatgggtttAGTGACTAAATGTAAACTACGGCAATATAAAAAAGTGCAAATATCACGTCCATGTTCACTGTCTTTCCACAGGCGATTCTCGTTGCCCTCACTGCTGTGGCCACCGCGGCTCCCCAGAATGGATACTCTCTTCCGGACCCCTCCACACGGGGCGTACTTGAGGTAGTTGAGGTCGTGCCCATCCTGAGGGACGACCGAGTCCAAGAGGATGACGGCAGGTACAGCTTCGACATCGAGACTGGCGACGGCATCACCGCCTCGGAGTCCGGCTCACCTGACGGCCCTGAGGGCGCCATCGTTGCCTCTGGAAAGTACTCGTGAGTATTATAGCTTtagcaggtgtgtgtatgtgaacatgtgTACTCGtatcatgtatatttgtttgtaatcattattataaaaagttATTATATAGGTCATagatattgttttaattattataagtaGGAAAAATAATGCAACAGTTAGTGTTACTCCTTTAAATTTCATCTTTAATAACTTATTATTCCTACAACTATACATCAATATCAATGGCGGCATGTATAACCTATGCGATTATAAGAAACAGCAATgattttactattgttaccatcaatATTTCAATTATACCTAAATTAATGTTTACATATCAAAAACTTTCATTCGGGTCGTGATGATAGTTTGACACTACTGTCAGTCCATTTGTGGTGACATCATAGAAGTAAAATCATCCTTCGCTACCATTTATGAAGCTTTCCCTTCCAGGTACACTGCTCCCGACGGGAGCCTGATCGAGGTCACATACGTGGCTAACGAGGAAGGCTTCCAGCCCGAGGGTGACCACTTGCCAGTGGCTCCCGAATTCCCTCATGAGATTCCCGAGTTCGTGCTCAGGCAGATCCAAAAGGCAGCTGAGGAAGACGCTCTTGCCGCGGCGGAGACCAGAGACGCCGCACCTTCCCAGCTCTACCAGAGGCCGCAGTAGAAgtctttgaaaagaaaagaagagtcaCGTACAGAACCGATTCCTCCCATGTGTAAATAACTTATTCGCGGaatgtattatgtgtgtttgaACAACTTGTTTATAATAAATGATGCAAACTTTTTTGCCGTGATTATTACACCTTTAGGAAATGTTCTAATGTTCTGCTTTCCGCAACATCTGAAAGATTGCCCTGAAA
This genomic interval carries:
- the LOC125025970 gene encoding cuticle protein CP14.6-like, whose translation is MKFAILVALTAVAAAAPQNGYSLPDPSTRGVLEVVEVVPILRDDRVQEDDGRYNFDIETGDGITASESGSPDGPEGAIVASGKYSYTAPDGSLIEVTYVANEDGFQPEGDHLPVAPEFPHEIPEFVLRQIEKAAEEDALAAAETRDAAPSQLYQRPQ
- the LOC125025843 gene encoding cuticle protein AMP1A-like isoform X2, with amino-acid sequence MKFAILVALTAVATAAPQNGYSLPDPSTRGVLEVVEVVPILRDDRVQEDDGRYSFDIETGDGITASESGSPDGPEGAIVASGKYSYTAPDGSLIEVTYVANEEGFQPEGDHLPVAPEFPHEIPEFVLRQIQKAAEEDALAAAETRDAAPSQLYQRPQ